One Micromonas commoda chromosome 5, complete sequence genomic window, cgatgacgacgacgagccgccgccgccgccgtccgagcACAACCCGTACGACGACATGAACGAGGCCACCGCGCTGTACTTTGCGCagtccctcgccgtccatGCCCTCAACGCCGAGTgcatcgagctcgacgcgcgcggcgagctctaCGCGAACGAAGAGGAGCGCAGGGAGCACGAACGAAAAAACTGGAAAGCGTGGGCGCGGCACAAGTgcaaggaggcggcgatcgacaAGGCCGAGGAGCTGGGATGCACCCCCGAGGCGGTGCTCATGACGTGGGGGGTCAAGAAGTCCAACGACAAGCACGCGAACGCGCACAACTCCCTGTTCGGCGGGCACatggtcggcggcgacatgaTCGAGCCGCTCCCCGCGGCCAACCCCGAACgtggcgcggcgatgatggcgCTGCCCGACGAgaaacgccgcgacggactcgcCAAACCGAGCGAACGCAAGGGTAAGGGCGGCAAGGGCGGTAagctccggcgcgacgacccgaGCGCGCAGGGGGGCGTGCGCGCGATGCGTGATCTCGCGGCGACTGGCGCTGGTctcttcgtcgcgccgcttgacgcgtcgcggcttcggcgcgagGCTAAGAAGAtgggcgggctcggcgcgggcaaCGCCGGTGTCGGCTGGTTCAACATGCCCGCGGTGGAGTACACCCCCGAGCTCAGGCGCGACATGCGGCTGCTCAAGCTTCGCGGTGCGTACGACCCGAAGCGTTTCTACAAGACGGATGACACGAGCAAGCTGCCGAAGCACTTTCAGATTGGCACCGTggtggagggcgcggcggatttTTACagcgcgaggatgacgaagAAGGAGCGGAAGCGGACGCTggcggaggagatcgcgtccaacccggagatcaccgccgcgaggaagaaGAGGTTCAAGAAGCTCCAGGAGGAGAGCGCCAACACGCTCGGGAGGAAGCACAAGCGGCAGCTCGGGGGTCGGCAGCGGTGGAAGAAGGAGTCCACCAGACGCAAGAAACACTgagggtcgtcgccgagaagaTAAGGGTTACTATTAGTCTAAGACTTTTAACGTCAACACGAAAGTGAGCGTCAGCGCGTGCCGCTCGATTCCGTTTATTTTTTCACTcggccgccctcgcggttttcgccgggcgcgacccgacgaaaaacccgccgcccgcgcccatcaacccccccccgccccacgtccccgtcgccagagccctcgccgccgcctccttcgccgccgcctccgccgcggcgatcgcctcgtcgtccgccctcgcgtcctccatcGACCGAACGTACCCCCCCGTCATGCCGTAGCTGAGCCGGTAGAGCAAActgccggcgggggcgccggggtcgacgatgacgtcgcgctcgcggaccccACCGAcgttcaccgcgccggggccggAGCCGGGGACGCGTCTCGGGTCCCCGGGGTCCGACTCGGGGGTTCGCCCACTCCCCGACGACTCGGATCCCCCTCCACCGCTAGCTGTGTTGtggtcgccagctgtgccgccggaATCTTCCAGAGTCTTCCCGGAGTCTTCGAGGTGCGAGTccacgcgtcgctcgtgcgCAGCctggagcgtcgccgcggcgtgccccgcggcgtgctcgtggtgccgcgggtgccacagcgcggaggacgcggcggcgagcgcggaggcgacgccgccgccgcccccccccgccgccgccgccgatatCCCGAGCAACGCGCCCGACACGCTCATCCCGTGCTCCTCGTGCGCCGCAgcagccgacgccgccgaagcgacgccgcctcctcctccgacggcgtcgtccccgtacgccgcgtccctcgcggcgagctccgacgccgccttggaTCCCGGCACGTTCGGGTCCAGGTGTCGCGCGTACGGCCTCCCGGGGCGACACCTG contains:
- a CDS encoding predicted protein; translated protein: MKTRGQGPATPPANIVAAAHSPTKKTPGAKPAKTPAPLRRLLSTRTAEALEAGTLDLEGDGDGGDDDGVRPVDDDEPTLGHHDDDDDDDEEEEEEGGSDDESDSEASSSEDDSDSDDDDDDDEPPPPPSEHNPYDDMNEATALYFAQSLAVHALNAECIELDARGELYANEEERREHERKNWKAWARHKCKEAAIDKAEELGCTPEAVLMTWGVKKSNDKHANAHNSLFGGHMVGGDMIEPLPAANPERGAAMMALPDEKRRDGLAKPSERKGKGGKGGKLRRDDPSAQGGVRAMRDLAATGAGLFVAPLDASRLRREAKKMGGLGAGNAGVGWFNMPAVEYTPELRRDMRLLKLRGAYDPKRFYKTDDTSKLPKHFQIGTVVEGAADFYSARMTKKERKRTLAEEIASNPEITAARKKRFKKLQEESANTLGRKHKRQLGGRQRWKKESTRRKKH